Genomic segment of Triticum aestivum cultivar Chinese Spring chromosome 6A, IWGSC CS RefSeq v2.1, whole genome shotgun sequence:
ATTGTAATATTTGTTTGTGCAACTGTCTAAAGAATTCTAACGGGTGGGCCAAcggggaagcaacgtctacttctttagtcGAGGAATATGTGACAATGGGTTTCCCAAAAGAGATGGTTGTGAAGGGCATTAAGGAGATTGGTAATATTAAAAATAACCAATGTCATTTCATTTGTCTTCTTTGTGTTTGCACCTTCTGTTTTAACCGAGGCTTTTGCTTTCAGGGCACAATGATGTAAATGCGTTGCTAGAGCTACTTCTCACATATAAGGTATTTGTCAATGTGCTTTATTAGTGAGTTTATCTTATGATACTTTTGCTGCTTGGTGGCAAGGATCTTATGTTATAAGGCGATATGAAATGCAGGCACTAGGTGATGAAGGTGCATTGGGTGATTGCTCTACTTCTGGCTGCGCCTGCCCAAATgttcaagatgatgatgatgatgatcttgattcCGATAACTGGGATAACGACAATGATACTGGTGGTAGAGAGCACAACTCTGATAGTTCTGGTGATGAGGTAGATgattctttatctttagttatgttGCTAGAACTTTTTAAATCATTTGTATGCTGATATATGTGAAATACTACCTCGGTCTCAAATTATGAGAGGTTTTGTTATGATATTTTATAGACtaccaaaacatcttataatttggaacggaggaagtatttgcCATGCATACCTTGAGCACCTCCTTTACGTTCTGTTTGAGCTTTGTTTATTTTGCTCCCAGCCTTTCATCACTGTAGAATTGCATTGTGAGTTTGAACACTTGATTTTAGAATTCTTCACTGTAGAATGGCATAGTTCAAGATTCTTCTTTTTATTTTCAATTACACAAAACAATCATAATACTGGAAAAGAACATCACATACCACACTAATTGCATCAAATATCCTTCTAAGATCAACCTCAAGAAGAGCAACATCTACCTGTTAGAGCCGAGAAAAATGATGGATTTGGTCCATAAATATTCTGCTAGAAATGCATAGACGAAGTCACTAATTTGGAATTCTCAGCATGTAATATATGATGTGATAACCAGTTTTCATAAAGTTGACTGAACACAACAGACAGGGAAACAGTATGTAGTGTTTGATTTGTATTGCACCTGCTCAGCCAAAAAAAACATCTTGCCTAGGAAGGCGATAACCTGAAATGGGAGGAATGGGAATATCGTCATGTTCTCCTGAAAATACACAGATATCATCATTCATCAGTTTTTAACTTTCTATCACGCAAGCAGCATGAAGAGACCAGATAACTGTGTTTCACCACTGATATGCATCCAACACAGAGTGCCATCATATGAAACGACAAAGTTGTACATGTACCTTCAGTTTATTCCAGTCCAGCAGCACCAGTGCTTCATATTGCTAGTGTGCATAGTTGCTCAAGTGTAAAATGATGAGCATTTGTGTTCATGCATACAGTACCTTTTGTATTAACGTCATTTCAAACAGCGCCGGGGAATAAGAAGTCAAGTTCCTAAATGATTTCATTGATTTAATTTTTGATCAGTTTTTCTTTCTCTTGATTCTTGGGTAGTTTGTGCTATTCATTTCTTGATCATTTAGCTGTAGGTCCCCTTCTTTTCTCTGGCCCTATACATGTCGCTATGTAGTTGTATTTCCCTATCAGGAGTCACATAGTTGGCATTAAAAAGTTAATGAGATATAACTATTGTTTTCTAATCTCGGTTTGTTGTTGTACCTTTGTGCAGGATTTTCTAAAAGAGATGTCAGCGAAGGACGAGAAGATAAACTTATTAGTAGACATGGGCTTTTCTGAAGATGAAGCCAGTATGGCTATGACAACATGTGGTATGCCTCATTTTCAAATTGTTTCCTTGACGGTCCTTCTTTCATGTTAAAGGCACCTTGTGCTATATAAATTCCTGTTTCAATTTTCCTAGGTGTGGATGCTGATCTCTGTGTATTAGTTGATTCGATCAGTGCATCACGGGTTGCAGGAGATTGCCATTCCACAAACTTATGTGACGATCAGGTGCGTTGTGGTTTGATGTACATGTGAATACGATAACAGTTTCGCTCTTTTAATTTGATGTAAGGACACTGAAATCTGTGACATTTGGCAGGTTATGGATAGATGCTTTGATTCCTTTGGAGAGAGAAAGAAAACAAGATTGATGGAAGAGCGCAAGAAAAAGAGGAAGCGATATGGAGGTGGAGCACATGGCAATCGATCTTCCTTGGATGGTAGCGATGATGAACCAATGCTTCTCCCAAATCCAATGGTTGGATTTAACCTGCCCGGTTATAGGCGGCCATCAGTGATGAGAATGCTTCCTCAACAAGCTATTGGACCACCTTTTTTCTACTATGAAAATGTGGCCCGAACTCCAAGAGGTGTATGGGAGACCATTTCAAGATTTCTGTATGACATTGAACCAGAGTTTGTGGATTCTATGCATTTGTCTGCAGCTGCAAGGAAAAGAGGCTACATCCATAATTTGCCAATTGAGAACAGAtcacctcttcttcctctgcctccaaAGACCATATTTGAGGCATTTCCTCATTATAAGAAGtggtggccttcttgggacccgaGAAGACAACTCAATTGCTTGCAAACAACTGTGGCAAGTGCAAAGACGACCGAGCGGATCCAGAGTCTTCTTGCAAGGTCAGGCAATTCACCACCTCCAAGTGTTCAGAAATATGTCATTGATGAGTGCAGAAAATGGAATCTTGTCTGGGTTGGAAAAAACAAGGTTGCTCCGTTGGAGCCTAATGAGGTGGAATATCTACTTGGTTTCCCAAGGGACCACACAAGAGGGGTCGGCAAGACAGAGAGATATAAATCTCTTGGCAACTCATTCCATGTTGATACTGTTGCTTACCATTTGTCGGTGCTGAGGGACATGTTTCCTAATGGTGTTAGTGTGCTGTCCTTATTCACCGGTATTGGAGGAGGAGAGGTAGCTTTGCACAGGCTTGGGATCCACATGAGGGCAGTGGTTTCTGTTGAGATAGGTGAAGCTAATAGGAGGATTTTGAGGGGTTGGTGGGATCAGACCCAGACAGGCACGCTGATTGAGATTGCTGATGTGAAATCTCTCACACCTGATATAATTGCATCATACGTTGGTAGATTTGGCGGCTTCGACTTGGTGATTGGGGGCAGCCCATGTAACAATCTTGCCGGGAGCAACCGACACCACCGTGATGGCTTGGAGGGCGAGCAATCTTCTTTGTTCTACCACTACTTCAGAATCTTGGATGTCGTCAAGTCGGCTATGGCGAGGATGTAGGCTATGGCAAGGATGAAGCCTAAGCATTGCAGTACCCTATCTTATCACGTAGTGCTTATATCTAGGAACCGCGACTTCTTTTGTTTAGTTGCTTCATGTCCTTTTCTTTGCTTGCACTTACAACTATGTATCAAGCACTTAATCTGTGGGTTCCAGGCTATGAAAATGGTGAGCCCAATAAGGTTAAAGGAGGATGCTGCTTTGCTATGAAGCCTATTGTGAAAAATACATTGTGTCTTATGCCGCTTTCATCGTGTAGGGCCTTCAAAGTCAGGAAAGAAGTAAGAGTCAGAACTTGGGTTCTGATTTTTGTGATAGTGATTGTTATGTTTAGAGCCTGCCTAGTGCCCTGTACTCCTGGTGCACAGAATGTTAACTGGCAAAAACCAAAAATAGTAACCTCGATCTGTATTCTGTAGTGAATGAATAGAAATAATGATTATCAAACTATCACTGGAGATGAGATAACTACATTCGTGCAAACGAGTTTGCATTGGCTCTCTAATGGTGACACGTTACATAGTAATCTAGCTGCCACTGCAAAATTTTAGGACATACGTACCTTTTGTGAACTGCCAGTTAACATAGCTGTATAACAACTGCCGAAAAGGAGTGGCAGGAGCAAGCGGTTGGATTGGCCCGACTCTTCAAGATCAAAGATACTCGGTCTCCTCTTCATTAAGTCACGAAatttagaaaagaaaaaaacttcATGTGCCTGACTCAGAGCCATTAGGAATAGTAGAGGTAACTGAAACACACCATTATTTAATTCTAAAGCATCAACTTATTCACTGTTCTCTTCAAATTTCTGCCAGACTGGAGAAAAGAATGATGAGAAAGAGAAGAATGAATGGAGATTCAATTATTATGAACTCTGATGGAATCATTAATGTTCTCCAAAATTTTGGTACTAGAAGGACAAATATTCCTCTCATATACTAATTGCAGGGATTCTTCAGCATGTAAATTGTTAACAAAATGGCATTTAAATTCAAACCATCAGCTCGTTTAGATTCCTCGTGCAGTATGGAATCTACATTGTCATTAGTTTTAGGTATCTAAAAGGGAGCCTCACggtatgatatttttatttctACTTTACAGAAACCGCACATTGGTTCAATATGCTATTGTTTACTGAAGAACGGGGAAAATGTAGAGATCATGAAGACATTGCATTCTGCGATAACATTAACAAAAACCAGAGATCTGGTGATGTTTTCATTCTGTCACAAGGTAATCAAAACAAGGAAAAAGACTAACCAGTTGACACCCTCATGACAATAAAGCTAGGACTACATAATATATACATACAGCACTCAAATACAATACAAATCATGCTTTCAATCTTAAGCACCATGTATGCTATGTAAATTTCAAAAAATAATCTGTAAGATTTAATTATGATGCATTGCCAGTTATGGCACCCCATTGCAATAAAACAAGCAAAATTGCATAGGAAAAAGAAAGAAACGAGCTTATGTATGTTCAGTAAAGCTCGTTTGTTCCATCTTTCTATGCACGTTTGTATGTGCTTTTTCTAACATAAATTGTTCACAACACACACAAAGTAAATAGCTTACCTTAATCGGACTTTCCACCACAAGAGACAGgctaaaggttttttttttttttggtgcTGTACAGTGTTGCCTGAATATGAAAGGGTTACATGTACTTGGTGGTGACTGGGGGCCTTCATCGACCAAACCTATGGACTCTTGTATATACATTTGCTTTTCCTCTTAATGAAAAGACGAGCAAAACACTGTTTGCATGTTTCTCTAATTTTTTGCACTATTTCTGCTGCCATATAAAACTAGACTGTCATTGAGACACTACCTCCATGATACTACACTTGATAGCCTTGATCTTAATCCTTCAGGCATTGTGAATTAGAACTACCCTAAGCTCATACATTTCGGCTTCTCGGAGGCCTCTCTTCTCATTAAAGTGCATGTATACATTTCAATGTTTCATGGTAGTTGTGTTGTCCTGTCGCCATGTATAATGAAATTTAGCAGTAAGAAGTGATAATTCTTAGTCTTAGGTTGGTTGCAGATACAGATGCTCCAGAATGTTGTAAATTTGATTAAAACTGGGGTGGCTGAAATCCCCCGTCAAGAACTCATGAACAACAGTGTCTACTTCAACCCAGCTGAGCCCTATATCTTTTTCAACAACATTTCCCCTCATCAGTCGTCGTACATCCTCAACCGAATCCCATCGCTGGTTTCGAGCTAGTGTGTTTGCAAGGAGAACGTAGTTGCCAGCATTCATGGGTTCGATCCTGACGAGTTCTCTTGCGGCGACCTCACCTACATCAACATTGCAATGCTTCCGGCAGGCACTGAGCAATGCTCCCCAGACACCTGCATGTGGCTTCACCGGCATTACCTTCACAAAGGAGTGTGCTTCTTCAATAAGCCCAGCTCGGCCATAGAGATCCACCATGCAAGCATAATGATCTGCAGATTTCTGAATTGCGTACGTTGTTCCCATGGACTCAAAATAGTGCTTTCCATCGTCCACTAGCCCAGCATGTGCGCAAGCTGATATCACGCCAAGAAATGTCACTGCATCAGGCCGCAATCCTTCCTCAATCATGTCATTGAAAAGCTTCAGTGTATCTTTGCCATGTCCATGTTGCGCAAGAGCAGTGACCATCACATTGTAAGACACCACATCCTTCAGACGTGTCTCGCCAAACAAGAAACGAGCTTCAGTAATGCAACCGCACTTTGCAAACATGTCGATCAAAGAATTCCGCACATGGCAGTTCATCTCGACACAGCCCTTGTGTAAAAGTCCGTGCACCTGCCTTGCAACTGACAAGGAGCCTAGCTGTGCGCATGCGGACATCAACACGGCCATTGTTGCAGCATCGGGGTGGAAACCCACCAGCCGCATCCGATTGAACACCGCTACTGAGTCAGCCCACAGCCCTGCCTGGGAACACGCGGTGACCATCATGTTCCAGCTGTGCACATTCCTCTGCGGCATCTGATCAAACAGGCCCCTCGCGACGCCAGCATCGCCTTGCCGCAGGTACCCTGACATGAGCGTGTTCCAGGAGATGAGGTCCCTCTCCGCCATACCGTCGAACATTTCCTGCGCAGCCTCCACATCCCCTGCTCTGGCATAACATGCTACCATGGCGTTTCCAACCACCACGTTCCTCgcaggcatttcatcgaacaccctCCTTGCGTCCCTCACCAGGCCAAGATTCCCATACGAATCGAGCAATGCAGAGCCCACGTGCACGGAGGAGCCTAGGCCCGCCTTCACCAAGAACCCGTGCACCTGGCACACCTCGCAGACCCCTCGGAGCGTCGAGAGGGACTTGAGCACGGAGCTCACGGTGAAGGCGTTGGGTGGCGGGCCTGACCGGAGCATGAGCCGGAACAGAGCGAACGCCTCGGCGGCGAGCGCGGGGGAGGAGGCGTGCTTGGCGTAGGAGGATATGGTTGCCGTCCAGAGGTAGACGTtggcggaggcggcggggacgCTGTCGAAGATGGCGCGGGCgtagcgcggggaggaggaggatgcggcaaggagggtgacggcggcgcgggcggggaGCGGGAGGCCGCGCAGGAGGAGCTGCGCGTGCAGCTGCCTCGCCGCGGCTGGGGTTGTCGCGCGGTTGGCGAGGCCGGTGAGGAGCGCCGGAAGCGGGGCCGCCGGCGGCATGCAGGCGGGGGCGCCGGAGCGGGGCGGGAGGAGGTTTGCTGGCGTCGTGAGGTTTCAAAGGACTCCACATTGATTGGACCCACGAGGCAGTCTCACTCCCTCACTGATGAGGTCTCTGTTCTATTTTTTTActagtaaaataaaaataaattgcatTTTCCATCCCTCAACTTATCGACAAGTGATGCTTTCGTTTCTAAACTCTCTTTCAACCTTCAATATATCAACTTTTTATTTTCGAGAGAATGCCATCATGGCTAACTTTAATGATTAACTCTTAATATCGGTTAGATTTAGCATCTAAAGTTGATATTGGATCTGTACTAAAAAAACAGTTGATATGGATCGGGCAAGCTTGGTTTTGACTATTTTGTGCGTAATCTTTGTATATGTATGTAAAATTTGTTGCCCGGGGGTAATTGATGCAACTTCGTACAATGATCCGAGGAGGTAATTGTCTCTTGGGAGTATTACATTGTAGTTATCTGCGTAGTAATGCCCTAAAACCATCATTTGAATTCTTCATGGTGCATTACGTGAAGTGAATCAAATGGAAGTTATTTTGTCCACTAAATCTCAAAACCATCCTTTGGAATAACCCACAAAGGCACACACTAACACTGAAAAATGTCAAGTACGGGGTAAAATTAGTCATTTCTTGTAGCATGAAAAAACTGGTAACTATCACCAGACCAAAAAATTTAAAGTTGGCTCACCAACTTGCCAccttttttgaaatatttttccaaCCAAACTACTCCTCCGATCCATCTAGCACTAAATACACCTAGATGCATCCGTTTGAcggcaagtaatatggatcggacgGAGTACCGATTTTGGGGGCAGTTAGCTTCACGCCACCCAAACATAGGTTGTCCTTACACAAGTAGCAAATTGTACAAAGACAAGCTATATTGTTGTCAATAATATAAGTTGACAAAATTAAAATTCTATGTTCAGATTCGTTTAGGGGAACATGGGTatttattcatgtcatgtttatgccCTACAAGATACATCATACAGAAGCTTGGGAGGAATAAAATGGTCATGTGTAATGACAGGCTAGATTTCCATTTGTGTCATCGATATGACATGAGCCACGTCATTGGTGATAGGTGATGTTGACGGTTGCAACTGCATTTTTGAGTTCGCTTTGACAGAATTTTTGGatgttccttttttcttttctttatgggTCGGTGTTATTGTGTGCTTACTTCGTACAAAGGCTGAATGTATGCTCTTGGTGCTTGTATCATCTTGATGCGACATTATGAGTTGTACAATTCACCTTTTATGAAACAAGATACGATTGACAGCTCTTGCGGGAACCTGGGCGAATGATTCGTTTGCCCTAGGGGGAGTTTCCCGGCGACCCTAGCTGGCACAACAAATTATGGAACATGCAGAAAAATGGGTTAGGCCCAATTagctgtttttttttgaaaaaattgccATGTAAAAACAATAATGCATAGTAAGTTGCAAAAAAATGTCGTTTTTTAAAACCGAAAAATTGTGAAATTCCCATGAGACTATGTGAAACACTATTAAAATTTACAATTGCCATGCTACCAAGACGATATAATTACAAAAACGAAAAATGGTTTGAAAGGAAAAAAATCTATACCCATGGCAATTTTGCCATGGCATATTGTGTTATGCTGTGAAATTTTCCATGTTCCAATTTTTTGCCATGCCACAAATTTCTTTTTTGCCAAAGTTCAAAAACTAAATTTGCCATAGTCAAAAAATAATTTTGACATGGTCAAAAAACTATAATTGCCATGGTAAAATACATTTTTTTTTGCCATGGATGAATTGAAAAAAAAGGGACAAAAGGAAAAATAATTTTGTCATATATCTAAAAAAGATTTGCCACCTAGTGAAGAAAAGGTTTTTTATTGTAATTTTTTCATCTATGGATTTATTGTAATTTTTGTGTGCATATTTTGCCATCCCTGCTAAAAAAGTATTGCCTCTGTAAAGTCTCAGAAacgtcttatatttatttacaaaaGGAGTAAAATGGAGGAGGATTTGGAACCAGGTCTCCCAGGTGTACGGCCCTAACCAATTAGCTAGCCCACGCATTTGTAACATTTGTAATGAGATCATTTGCGTTTATTTTGTTGTGTAGCGAACTAGTAAAAATATGCCGTGACTCTCTTCTCTGCCTTGAGATCCGTGCAAAGAAATAGACGGCCGAGAAAGGTCGTGATGCCATCATGGGCGTTAGCCAGATACCATTTTCCTAAGGATATGTTTGGTTTATGTGACCGAATGGGACGGCATGGGTCGGTTCCGTCCCGAAGTACCATTCTCGTGTATGGTTGACCCGAGGAACCGGAACCCACTCATTCCTGGAACGGCATATTCGGTCGATATGCCGAACCAGGTCGTGCCTTCGAATTGGCCGGACGACGCGGAACGCCCCAGTCTCACGCCTTCCCCTGACTCTCGCTCACCCCCAATCTCAGCGCCGCCACCCCCTCGTCTCTCCCCACTCGATCTGCGACGCCGGCGGCCACCCCCCTCGTCTCTCCCCCTCGATCTGTGACGCCGGCGGCCACCCCCTTGTCTCTCCTGCTCGATCTGCGACGCCGCCggccgctccctcctctctcc
This window contains:
- the LOC123128626 gene encoding DNA (cytosine-5)-methyltransferase DRM2 isoform X1 — encoded protein: MAGLTSDSDDNDKFEWESDGEVAPSSAPALRNLDAPGPSTLNSNGWANGEATSTSLVEEYVTMGFPKEMVVKGIKEIGHNDVNALLELLLTYKALGDEGALGDCSTSGCACPNVQDDDDDDLDSDNWDNDNDTGGREHNSDSSGDEDFLKEMSAKDEKINLLVDMGFSEDEASMAMTTCGVDADLCVLVDSISASRVAGDCHSTNLCDDQVMDRCFDSFGERKKTRLMEERKKKRKRYGGGAHGNRSSLDGSDDEPMLLPNPMVGFNLPGYRRPSVMRMLPQQAIGPPFFYYENVARTPRGVWETISRFLYDIEPEFVDSMHLSAAARKRGYIHNLPIENRSPLLPLPPKTIFEAFPHYKKWWPSWDPRRQLNCLQTTVASAKTTERIQSLLARSGNSPPPSVQKYVIDECRKWNLVWVGKNKVAPLEPNEVEYLLGFPRDHTRGVGKTERYKSLGNSFHVDTVAYHLSVLRDMFPNGVSVLSLFTGIGGGEVALHRLGIHMRAVVSVEIGEANRRILRGWWDQTQTGTLIEIADVKSLTPDIIASYVGRFGGFDLVIGGSPCNNLAGSNRHHRDGLEGEQSSLFYHYFRILDVVKSAMARM
- the LOC123128626 gene encoding DNA (cytosine-5)-methyltransferase DRM2 isoform X2, translating into MAGLTSDSDDNDKFEWESDGEVAPSSAPALRNLDAPGPSTLVRQNSNGWANGEATSTSLVEEYVTMGFPKEMVVKGIKEIGHNDVNALLELLLTYKALGDEGALGDCSTSGCACPNVQDDDDDDLDSDNWDNDNDTGGREHNSDSSGDEDFLKEMSAKDEKINLLVDMGFSEDEASMAMTTCGVDADLCVLVDSISASRVAGDCHSTNLCDDQVMDRCFDSFGERKKTRLMEERKKKRKRYGGGAHGNRSSLDGSDDEPMLLPNPMVGFNLPGYRRPSVMRMLPQQAIGPPFFYYENVARTPRGVWETISRFLYDIEPEFVDSMHLSAAARKRGYIHNLPIENRSPLLPLPPKTIFEAFPHYKKWWPSWDPRRQLNCLQTTVASAKTTERIQSLLARSGNSPPPSVQKYVIDECRKWNLVWVGKNKVAPLEPNEVEYLLGFPRDHTRGVGKTERYKSLGNSFHVDTVAYHLSVLRDMFPNGVSVLSLFTGIGGGEVALHRLGIHMRAVVSVEIGEANRRILRGWWDQTQTGTLIEIADVKSLTPDIIASYVGRFGGFDLVIGGSPCNNLAGSNRHHRDGLEGEQSSLFYHYFRILDVVKSAMARM